A genome region from Synchiropus splendidus isolate RoL2022-P1 chromosome 5, RoL_Sspl_1.0, whole genome shotgun sequence includes the following:
- the plekhg4 gene encoding uncharacterized protein plekhg4 isoform X2, with protein MKTVLAVSRRSVSAHGPYVELQEVSGVALYSLFTVAWLDTLNKEREQRGVHRLEKCVISTRRDIVRILWEDLVLLQEVQSCDPTRASLQIIPSSQTDQSASSSEGEESEGEYVELMEDVDFPRLGPQRGSLTQSLLLQNRARNHTHFPETGQPHISRTPHITHTPHAAPLHTTLTTHHAPPHITHTPDTAPPHTTLTTHHVPSHTPHTALPYTAPPHVPQTTRTSYSAPPYTAPPQATHTPHTAPPHTTHTPHTAPPQASHTPHTAPPHTTHTPHTATPHTTHTPHAAPPHTALPNTAPPHAPQTTHTSYSAPPYTTHTSHAEPPQAIHTPHTAPPQAIHTPHTAPPHTTHSPHTAPPQASHTAHTAPPHTTYTPHTAPPHTTYTPHAAPPQTTHTPHTATSHTALPYMAPPHAPQTTHTSYSAPPYTTYSPRAALPHHITYTETTSPPFDTDTTDISPLSTNASPPAPPHRTTQTTHTPLPHKIYSTQTELPPHNTVTPGGMHTHTNCHITHAPLTTPTSQTHTPVRESAPHNSHIPPTAPPPDSTAPPNSYTSHITHTFHKKTHKTTHSLHTTPARSKLDHHSTPPTLPTTHPEPPTSTPHSSPIHATHIAPTHLTNNLPTEKSPDSSVPTPDLISDSHIPDSSYAAAPGRMETLLQDAEGTRKQNLSSSLDKKATEKEDVQKEKVEDLYETERDKSDDAVQERQEETVSEMCRITLVQEGQMEEEEEEGSGPTLILESKLCIKESSCERDTEPSSNTTDLCLERKTAFSGNSASGVTCSQSEMGTEESSTTFNQQDCETNHSVDSDCKNESSQDSYFEGNMLLPCKATTCEYGASTRCSKSSTSPDTQGLGGSELLESENTQVEKSELQNKGSSSELPPVRSDNVTEDPQPTEPELQDPSRAKSFPVQSPGLLGFCKSEFFKVLLSSGVVCLPGARDRQGRALLTVQCAHNVWSHPDCESIQILRLLEYCTATLRKDVLAAGLMLLVDGRQATPLPAVLSALHSLQECVSASLHTVLLLNQDSPLCLDEFAACEVKVVHSLKSVYKLVEHKQLPVEFGGSLKFSQRSWIIFRMRVDQLTGQCEDVVQHLQKTIGVLETTPPPPTAEEAEQLLSHYNKLMCDVLQDSRLVSLQQDGGALLSQLRREEICEAEDCRATVDNSSSLYEQVDELLHRLVTLSNCKTQQIKFILEFWSLQPGFLQVKSWLSEVGEVRLKSLEEPEDSLDQMMKKHQDFKEFCASVHDQCKQGQELLRRLQRFSDVSSSDLQLYEVKVHSFWSQLQMFCQRLNTAGRVIERTVGLYRFLDQAYGWSLEGMRHLATISMEECSLPDKCQAVIDSLEEYRRQHPPILDSRFQEMKVAAEELRGARGLSQWSFAWSKCQETKKMFDRKMEVAMRSRASNQRRLSDSTHRLMSDSTSSLSPDLARRLSDSSPRTSSQSSPEVPTNSTPRPSPESPQILASASRKMLSGLRGVLERIPSLPEHDRAPPVSSQHTPLLRRLFRASSEEDSICSSTLSLNSSSCSLQSSRRQHLRKTQSFDCPPTPDTARYHPCPRALSEPARRGNTGVFIKGLEVSSTEAADRTLCPRSGAHRWAAQGPQSPGTPRTTGTTSADLRPRGSKLRHIVDEMVTTEREYVRSLLYIVENYFPEVDRDDVPQDLRGKRSVVFGNLEKLLDFHNQFFLKELEVCQKHPLRVSHCFLRHSEQFALYALYSKNKPKSDALLAGHGLFFKRKQQELADKMDLSSYLLKPIQRMSKYALLLADIIKEVGDSQEAELPSLQAASNMVKFQLRHGNDLLAMDAIRNCDVNLKEQGQLLRQDEFTVWTGRKKCQRHVFLFQELLLLSKPKKMEGGLDVFHYKHSFKTADLGLTESTGKDGLSFEIWFRKRTVKNQTLILQASTSEIKHNWTSEIGRILWTQATRNKEMRLKEMVSMGVGSKPFLDIKPSDAAISDRAVHCIMGSRGARTRASIAVSAFDHAHPFKHSPVTSDPHVHRPSSTGLLGPLNLHLYSQSLPSSPGSFINEADEHETSSQPSITTESSGSSSHCLSGSTGSDSGCVSSHLQEPVSEETVGSSPISPNTHLSHQINSKKPVQIFSPTTFV; from the exons atgaagactgtcctgGCTGTCTCCAGGAGAAG CGTGTCGGCCCATGGCCCTTatgtggagctgcaggaggtttCTGGAGTAGCCCTCTACTCCCTGTTCACCGTGGCTTGGCTGGACACTCTCAACAAGGAGAGGGAACAGCGAGGAGTGCACCGGCTGGAGAAGTGTGTCATTTCCACTCGCAGGGACATTGTCCGGATCCTCTGGGAGGACCTGGTTCTCCTGCAGGAGGTCCAGTCATGTGATCCTACAAGAGCCTCCCTTCAGATCATCCCCTCATCACAAACCGACCAATCAGCATCTAGCAGCGAGGGGGAGGAGTCAGAGGGAGAATATGTGGAGCTAATGGAGGACGTTGATTTTCCTCGTCTTGGCCCGCAGAGGGGGTCCCTGACCCAAAGCCTCCTCCTGCAGAACCGAGCCCGAAATCACACACACTTCCCTGAAACTGGACAACCTCACATCTCACGCACTcctcacatcacacacactcctcacGCTGCACCTCTTCACACCACGCTAACCACTCACCATGCACCTcctcacatcacacacactcctgaCACTGCACCTCCTCACACCACGCTAACCACTCACCATGTACCTTCTCATACTCCTCACACTGCACTTCCTTACACTGCTCCTCCTCACGTTCCTCAAACCACACGTACCTCTTACAGTGCACCCCCTTACACTGCACCTCCTCAagccacacacactcctcacacTGCACCTcctcacaccacacacactcctcacacTGCACCTCCTCAAGCCTCACACACTCCTCACACTGCACCTcctcacaccacacacactcctcacacTGCAACTcctcacaccacacacactcctcaTGCTGCACCTCCTCACACTGCACTTCCTAACACTGCTCCTCCTCACGCTCCTCAAACCACACATACCTCTTACAGTGCACCCCCTTACACCACTCACACTTCTCACGCTGAACCTCCTCAAGCCATACACACTCCTCACACTGCACCTCCTCAAGCCATACACACTCCTCACACTGCACCTCCTCACACCACACACAGTCCTCACACTGCACCTCCTCAAGCCTCACACACGGCTCACACTGCACCTCCTCACACCACTTACACTCCTCACACTGCACCTCCTCACACCACTTACACTCCTCACGCTGCACCTCCTCAaaccacacacactcctcacacAGCAACTTCTCACACTGCACTTCCTTACATGGCTCCTCCTCACGCTCCTCAAACCACACATACCTCTTACAGTGCACCCCCTTACACCACGTACTCTCCACGCGCTGCACTACCTCATCACATCACATACACTGAGACTACATCTCCTCCTTTTGACACAGACACTACGGACATCTCTCCTCTTAGTACAAATGCTTCTCCACCTGCACCTCCTCATCGCACCACTCAAACCACTCACACTCCTCTCCCCCACAAGATTTATTCAACTCAAACTGAACTTCCACCTCACAACACAGTCACCCCTGGAGGtatgcacactcacacaaactgtCACATCACACACGCTCCACTCACAACACCAACatctcagacacacactcctGTCAGAGAATCCGCTCCTCATAACTCACACATTCCTCCCACTGCACCTCCACCTGACAGTACAGCTCCTCCGAACTCGTATACCTCTCACATAACACATACATTTCACAAAAAAACTCACAAAACCACACACTCTCTCCATACTACACCTGCTCGCTCCAAACTTGACCATCACTCTACTCCTCCTACTCTTCCTACAACTCACCCCGAACCACCAACATCCACACCACACTCGTCTCCTATTCACGCTACACACATTGCTCCCACACATCTGACCAACAACCTTCCTACCGAGAAGTCCCCCGACTCCAGTGTCCCCACACCTGACCTCATCTCAGACAGCCACATCCCAGACTCCTCAtatgctgctgctcctggacgCATGGAGACGTTACTGCAAGATGCTGAAGGTACCAGGAAACAAAATCTAAGTAGTAGTTTGGACAAGAAAGCAACAGAGAAGGAGGATGTGCAGAAAGAGAAGGTTGAAGACTTGTATGAGACTGAGCGAGACAAAAGTGATGATGCAGTgcaggagagacaggaggagactGTTTCAGAGATGTGTCGGATTACACTCGTACAGGAAGGTcaaatggaggaggaggaggaggagggaagtggACCAACACTCATACTGGAATCCAAGCTTTGTATCAAGGAATCGTCTTGTGAAAGAGATACAGAACCCTCCTCAAACACAACAGATCTTTGTTTAGAAAGAAAAACTGCCTTCTCAGGGAACTCAGCTTCTGGAGTTACATGTTCTCAGAGTGAAATGGGAACTGAAGAGTCCAGCACCACATTCAACCAACAAGACTGTGAGACCAATCACTCTGTGGACTCTGATTGTAAGAATGAAAGCTCACAggactcttattttgaaggtAACATGTTGTTACCTTGTAAAGCCACTACTTGTGAATATGGTGCTTCAACAAGGTGCAGCAAGTCCAGCACCTCACCTGACACGCAAGGGTTAGGTGGGAGTGAGCTCCTTGAGTCTGAGAACACACAGGTGGAGAAATcagaacttcaaaataaag GTTCCAGCAGTGAACTACCTCCTGTCCGCTCTGACAACGTGACTGAAGATCCACAACCAACGGAACCAGAACTACAGGATCCGTCCCGTGCAAAATCTTTTCCTGTCCAGAGCCCTGGGCTCCTTGGGTTCTGCAAATCTGAGTTTTTCAAAGTGCTGCTGAGCTCCGGTGTGGTCTGTCTACCTG GTGCTAGAGACAGACAAGGAAGAGCCCTGCTGACTGTCCAGTGTGCACACAACGTTTGGTCCCACCCAGACTGCGAGTCAATCCAAATCCTCCGTCTCCTAGAGTACTGCACAGCCACACTCAG GAAGGACGTGCTAGCAGCTGGACTGATGTTGCTTGTGGATGGTCGTCAAGCCACGCCCCTTCCTGCTGTCCTCAGTGCACTTCACTCCCTTCAG GAGTGTGTATCAGCCTCGCTTCACACAGTGCTTCTGCTGAACCAAGACTCCCCACTCTGTCTGGATGAATTTGCAGCTTGTGAG GTCAAGGTCGTACACTCTTTGAAGTCGGTTTATAAACTTGTGGAACATAAGCAGCTTCCTGTCGAGTTTGGAGGTTCTTTGAAATTCAGTCAGAGAAGCTGGATCATCTTCAGGATG AGAGTTGATCAACTGACTGGCCAGTGTGAAGATGTGGTCCAACATCTGCAGAAAACCATCGGTGTTCTGGAGACAACACCGCCACCTCCTACTGCTGAG gagGCCGAGCAGCTGCTGTCTCACTACAACAAGCTAATGTGTGATGTTCTTCAAGATAGCCGGTTGGTCAGTCTGCAGCAGGACGGCGGAGCGTTGTTGTCACAGCTCCGCAGAGAGGAGATCTGTGAGGCGGAGGACTGTCGGGCCACAGTGGACAATAGTTCCTCTCTGTACGAGCAGGTGGATGAGCTGCTGCACCGTCTGGTGACGCTGTCCAACTGTAAAACACAGCAGATAAAGTTCATCCTGGAGTTCTGGAGCCTGCAGCCAGGTTTCCTGCAG gtgaagTCATGGCTGAGTGAGGTCGGGGAGGTCCGTTTGAAGAGTCTAGAAGAACCTGAAGATTCTCTGGATCAAATGATGAAAAAGCATCAAGACTTTAAGGAGTTCTGCGCCTCAGTTCAT GACCAGTGTAAACAGGGTCAGGAGTTGTTGAGGCGCCTTCAGCGCTTCAGTGATGTGTCATCGTCAGACCTGCAGCTCTACGAGGTCAAGGTCCACTCGTTCTGGTCGCAGCTTCAGATGTTCTGTCAGCGACTCAACACCGCCGGACGTGTCATCGAGAGGACGGTTGGTCTTTACCGCTTCCTTGACCAG GCGTATGGCTGGTCGTTGGAGGGAATGCGCCACCTAGCTACCATCAGCATGGAGGAGTGCTCCCTGCCTGACAAATGCCAGGCAGTGATTGACAGCCTGGAGGAGTACCGGCGGCAGCACCCGCCCATCCTGGACTCTCGCTTTCAGGAGATGAAGGTGGCTGCCGAGGAGCTGCGGGGCGCCCGAGGACTCAGCCAGTGGAGCTTCGCCTGGTCCAAGTGCCAGGAGACCAAGAAGATGTTCGACAGGAAGATGGAGGTGGCGATGAGGTCTCGAGCCTCCAATCAGAGGCGCCTTTCGGACTCCACCCACAGACTGATGTCGGACTCCACCAGCAGCCTGAGCCCCGACCTGGCTCGCAGACTGTCAGACTCGTCGCCCAGGACCTCCTCTCAGTCCTCCCCTGAAGTTCCCACCAACTCCACCCCACGACCTTCCCCTGAGTCCCCCCAGATCCTCGCCTCGGCCTCCAGGAAGATGCTCTCGGGACTTCGAGGGGTTCTGGAGAGGATACCTAGCCTGCCCGAACACGACAGGGCCCCACCAGTCTCTTCCCAACACACCCCACTCCTCCGCCGCCTGTTCCGTGCCTCCTCAGAAGAGGACTCCATCTGCTCCTCCACTCTGAGCCTcaactcctcctcctgttctctccagtccagcaggcGGCAGCACCTCAGGAAGACACAGAGCTTTGACTGTCCCCCGACACCCGATACTGCCCGGTATCACCCTTGTCCTCGTGCACTTAGTGAACCAGCGCGGCGCGGGAACACTGGCGTCTTCATCAAAGGCCTGGAGGTGAGCAGCACCGAGGCGGCAGACCGCACACTCTGCCCCAGATCGGGAGCTCACCGCTGGGCAGCACAAGGGCCTCAAAGTCCCGGCACACCCAGAACCACCGGCACCACCTCCGCAGACCTTCGACCAAGAGGAAG CAAACTGCGGCACATCGTGGACGAGATGGTGACCACGGAGCGTGAGTACGTGCGCTCCCTGCTCTACATCGTGGAGAACTACTTCCCTGAGGTGGACCGCGACGACGTGCCTCAGGACCTGAGGGGGAAACGCTCGGTGGTTTTCGGAAACCTGGAGAAACTCCTCGACTTCCACAACCAGTTCTTCCTGAAGGAGCTAGAGGTGTGCCAGAAGCATCCGCTGCGAGTGTCTCACTGCTTCCTCCGACAC TCGGAGCAGTTCGCCCTCTACGCTCTCTACAGCAAGAACAAGCCCAAGTCGGACGCTCTTCTGGCGGGTCACGGACTCTTCTTTAAG AGGAAACAGCAGGAGCTGGCGGACAAGATGGACTTGTCGTCGTACTTGTTGAAGCCCATCCAGCGGATGAGCAAGTACGCGCTGCTGCTGGCCGACATCATCAAAGAGGTGGGCGACAGCCAGGAAGCGGAGCTTCCCTCCCTGCAGGCTGCCAGCAACATGGTCAAGTTCCAGCTGCGTCACGGCAACGACCTGCTGGCCATGGATGCCATCCGGAACTGCGAC GTGAACCTGAAGGAGCAGGGTCAGCTGCTGCGCCAGGACGAGTTCACCGTGTGGACCGGAAGGAAGAAGTGTCAGCGCCACGTCTTCCTGTTCCAggagctcctgctcctcagcaAACCCAAGAAGATGGAGGGGGGTCTGGACGTCTTCCACTACAAGCACTCTTTCAAG ACGGCAGACCTGGGTCTGACCGAGTCCACGGGGAAGGACGGGCTCAGTTTTGAGATCTGGTTCCGGAAGAGGACGGTTAAGAATCAGACACTGATCCTTCAGGCGAGCACCAGTGAGATCAAACACAACTGGACCAGCGAGATCGGACGCATCCTGTGGACACAGGCCACACGGAACAAAG AGATGCGTCTGAAGGAGATGGTGTCTATGGGCGTGGGAAGCAAACCTTTCCTGGACATCAAACCGAGCGACGCTGCCATCAGTGACCGGGCGGTGCACTGCATCATGGGGAGTCGAG GGGCCAGAACCAGAGCCTCCATCGCCGTCTCTGCCTTCGACCACGCCCACCCATTCAAGCACAGccccgtgacctctgacccccatGTGCACCGACCGTCGTCCACTGGTCTGCTAGGACCCCTAAACCTGCATCTATACAG TCAAAGTTTGCCGTCGTCACCGGGGTCCTTCATCAACGAGGCGGACGAGCACGAGACCAGCAGCCAGCCGTCCATCA CTACTGAAAGTTCCGGCTCGTCCTCTCACTGTCTGTCCGGCTCCACTGGCTCCGACAGCGGCTGTGTCTCCTCACACCTCCAGGAGCCCGTCTCGGAGGAGACCGTGGGCTCCTCCCCCATCAGCCCCAACACCCACCTGAGCCACCAGATCAACTCCAAG AAACCCGTCCAGATCTTCAGTCCGACCACCTTCGTATGA